In one Massilia endophytica genomic region, the following are encoded:
- a CDS encoding alkaline phosphatase D family protein, translated as MQRRVLLLNTLRLAGLAAVGAGLVLPARSAPRGNGKYPFVLGVASGSPLPDSVVLWTRILYDPLNAAAMPETAFTVRWEVAEDEAFRNIAAHGTANALPALAHSVHVDVKGLRPGRWYWYRFMLDDAVSPVGRTRTAPGTLEMPGALKLAVASCQHWEFGYYAAHRHIAAAAPDLVAFLGDYIYEWGAYQLEHPQRAVRRDESFTLADYRARYAQYKSDPDLQAAHLAAPWIVTWDDHEVANDYGGLRDELLSPDFAARRAAAYQAWYEHQPVRLPAAGGFDDVRIYQRYDWGRLARFHVLDNRQYRSPQACPRPGRGGSASVYRAACAALADPERTMLGPHQESWLADGLKTARTRWNFIAQQTLMAQSSQVPLRQATDGRFWTDGWDGYPAARQRLLDTLRSSKAANPIVLSGDVHTFYAAELGAQDAPAVATEFCGTSITSSSRPQSRTEEYLKINPHIKYGRSDRRGFMLMDIRPERTMVLFQGLENVRKKASGIGTLASFAVDAGKPGFVLS; from the coding sequence ATGCAGCGCCGCGTCCTGCTGCTCAACACCTTGCGGCTCGCCGGACTGGCAGCCGTGGGCGCAGGCCTGGTTCTGCCTGCGCGTTCGGCGCCGCGCGGCAACGGAAAATACCCCTTCGTCCTTGGCGTAGCCTCGGGCTCCCCCCTGCCCGATTCCGTGGTGCTGTGGACGCGCATCCTGTACGACCCGCTGAACGCGGCCGCCATGCCGGAAACCGCCTTCACCGTGCGCTGGGAAGTGGCCGAGGATGAAGCCTTCCGCAATATCGCCGCGCACGGAACGGCGAACGCCCTGCCCGCGCTGGCGCACAGCGTGCACGTGGACGTGAAAGGCCTGCGGCCGGGCCGCTGGTACTGGTACCGCTTCATGCTTGACGATGCGGTAAGCCCGGTGGGCCGCACGCGCACGGCGCCGGGAACGCTGGAGATGCCGGGCGCACTGAAGCTCGCCGTCGCGTCCTGCCAGCACTGGGAGTTCGGCTACTACGCCGCCCACCGCCACATTGCCGCGGCGGCGCCCGACCTGGTGGCATTCCTCGGCGATTACATCTACGAATGGGGCGCCTATCAGCTGGAGCATCCGCAGCGCGCGGTGCGCCGCGACGAGAGCTTTACCCTGGCCGACTACCGCGCGCGCTATGCGCAGTACAAGAGCGACCCGGATTTGCAGGCCGCGCACCTCGCCGCGCCCTGGATCGTGACCTGGGACGACCATGAAGTGGCCAACGATTACGGCGGCCTGCGCGACGAGCTGCTGTCGCCGGACTTCGCGGCGCGCCGCGCAGCAGCCTACCAGGCATGGTACGAGCACCAGCCTGTGCGCCTGCCCGCCGCGGGAGGCTTCGACGACGTGCGCATCTACCAGCGCTACGACTGGGGCAGGCTGGCGCGCTTCCACGTTCTGGACAACCGCCAGTACCGCTCGCCCCAGGCCTGCCCGCGGCCAGGACGCGGCGGCTCCGCCTCCGTCTACCGGGCGGCCTGCGCCGCGCTGGCCGACCCGGAACGCACCATGCTCGGGCCACATCAGGAGAGCTGGCTGGCGGACGGCCTGAAGACGGCGCGCACGCGCTGGAATTTCATCGCCCAGCAGACCCTGATGGCGCAGTCCTCCCAGGTGCCCCTGCGCCAGGCAACGGACGGCCGCTTCTGGACCGATGGCTGGGATGGCTATCCCGCCGCCCGCCAGCGCCTGCTCGACACGCTTCGCAGCAGCAAGGCAGCCAATCCCATCGTTCTCTCGGGCGACGTGCACACTTTCTACGCGGCGGAACTGGGCGCGCAGGATGCTCCTGCCGTTGCAACGGAGTTCTGCGGAACCTCCATCACCTCCAGTTCGCGCCCGCAGTCCCGCACCGAGGAGTACCTGAAGATCAACCCTCACATCAAGTACGGCCGCAGCGACCGGCGCGGCTTCATGCTGATGGATATCCGTCCCGAGCGGACGATGGTGCTGTTCCAGGGCCTGGAGAACGTCAGAAAAAAAGCCAGCGGCATCGGCACGCTGGCTTCCTTCGCGGTGGACGCGGGCAAACCCGGCTTCGTCCTCTCCTGA
- a CDS encoding aminopeptidase — protein sequence MLAGCAQFKYYFQAAQGQYSLWSDTRPIEDWLGDPATDLKLKARLEKARMIRRFAVKELGLPDNASYKNYAALNRPFVLWNVVATPELSLHPIQWCFPIAGCVSYKGYYNKDDAAAYAEELRAEGNDVQMGGVPAYSTLGWFSDPLLSTFINYSDAELARMVFHELAHQVVYIQGDSRFNEAFATAVEEAGVNRWLELYGDPPMREAYARYSARRKDFLNLLVKHRQMLAELYASKQSVKRKREGKARIFASLQAEYKELKVSWGGYAGYDRFFAEKLTNAHLAAVATYNDLLPGFRALLVQQKDFPHFYAAVQSMSNLPSVERHERLTQLARLAPPAPDTTVAERPSETAGAH from the coding sequence ATGCTGGCAGGTTGCGCACAATTCAAGTATTACTTCCAGGCCGCGCAAGGCCAGTACTCGCTGTGGTCGGACACCCGTCCGATTGAGGATTGGCTGGGCGATCCCGCCACCGATCTCAAACTCAAGGCCCGCCTGGAAAAGGCGCGCATGATCCGCCGCTTCGCTGTGAAGGAACTGGGCCTGCCGGACAACGCGAGCTACAAGAACTACGCGGCCCTCAACCGTCCTTTCGTGCTGTGGAATGTGGTGGCGACGCCGGAGCTCTCGCTGCATCCCATCCAGTGGTGCTTCCCCATTGCGGGCTGCGTGAGCTACAAGGGCTACTACAACAAGGACGACGCGGCGGCCTACGCCGAAGAGCTGCGTGCCGAAGGCAACGACGTGCAGATGGGCGGCGTGCCCGCCTACTCCACCCTGGGCTGGTTCAGCGACCCCTTGCTCTCCACCTTCATCAACTATTCCGACGCTGAACTGGCGCGCATGGTCTTCCATGAGCTGGCGCACCAGGTGGTCTACATCCAGGGCGACTCGCGCTTCAACGAAGCCTTTGCCACGGCCGTCGAGGAGGCGGGCGTGAACCGCTGGCTGGAGCTGTACGGCGACCCGCCCATGCGCGAGGCCTATGCCCGCTACAGCGCCCGCCGCAAGGACTTCCTGAACCTGCTGGTGAAGCACCGCCAGATGCTGGCCGAGCTCTATGCGAGCAAGCAGAGCGTGAAACGCAAGCGCGAAGGCAAGGCGCGCATCTTCGCCTCCCTGCAGGCGGAGTACAAGGAACTGAAGGTGAGCTGGGGCGGCTACGCGGGCTACGACCGCTTCTTCGCCGAAAAGCTCACCAACGCCCACCTGGCCGCCGTGGCCACCTACAACGACCTGCTGCCCGGCTTCCGCGCGCTGCTGGTACAGCAGAAGGATTTTCCGCATTTCTATGCTGCGGTGCAAAGCATGAGCAACCTGCCTTCAGTCGAGCGGCACGAGCGCCTTACCCAGCTGGCGCGCCTGGCCCCGCCCGCCCCCGACACCACCGTCGCCGAACGCCCCAGCGAGACCGCCGGCGCGCATTGA
- a CDS encoding long-chain-fatty-acid--CoA ligase: MDKIWLKSYPPGVPADIDPNQYRSLVHLLEESFQKYADRNAFVCMDKFLSYRELDEHSRRMGAWLQSRGMKPGARVAIMMPNVLQYPVAIAAILRAGYTVVNVNPLYTARELEHQLVDSGAEAIIILENFATTLEQVLSRTSVKHIIVASMGEMLGGAKGVIVNLVVRHVKKMVPAFSLPNAVRFKEALGHAKSMKLTPVELKNEDVAFLQYTGGTTGISKGASLTHRNVIANLLQVEAWSVPVMGQLDNAVIVCALPLYHIFALTVCAMWGMRSGATNVLIPNPRDIGGFIRELTKYKFNILPAVNTLYNALVNHPDFAELDFSHLKLCLGGGMAVQQAVNDKWLKVTGVGIIEGYGLSETAPVASCNRVTNKGFTGTIGLPLPSTDLTILDDDGNELPLGQAGEIAIRGPQVMAGYWNRPDETAKVMTPDGYFKSGDVGVMDADGFVKIVDRKKDMILVSGFNVYPNELEAVIAAHPGVLECACIGVPDEHSGEAVKVFVVRKDPNLTQEALMAYCKENLTGYKKPKYIEFRDELPKTNVGKILRRVLRDEVKPGDKKAA; this comes from the coding sequence ATGGATAAAATTTGGCTGAAGTCCTACCCACCCGGCGTGCCCGCGGACATCGACCCCAACCAATATCGCTCGCTGGTGCATCTGCTGGAAGAATCCTTCCAAAAATATGCGGACCGTAACGCCTTCGTCTGCATGGACAAGTTCCTGAGTTACCGCGAACTCGACGAGCACTCCAGGCGCATGGGCGCCTGGCTCCAGAGCCGCGGCATGAAGCCGGGCGCGCGCGTGGCGATCATGATGCCGAACGTGCTGCAGTACCCGGTGGCCATCGCCGCCATCCTGCGTGCGGGCTACACGGTGGTGAACGTGAATCCGCTGTACACGGCGCGCGAGCTGGAACACCAGCTGGTGGACTCGGGCGCGGAAGCCATTATCATCCTCGAGAACTTCGCAACCACGCTGGAGCAGGTGCTGAGCCGCACCTCGGTCAAGCACATCATCGTGGCCAGCATGGGCGAAATGCTGGGCGGGGCCAAGGGCGTCATCGTCAACCTCGTGGTGCGCCATGTGAAGAAGATGGTGCCTGCGTTCTCGCTGCCGAATGCGGTGCGCTTCAAGGAGGCCCTGGGCCACGCGAAAAGCATGAAGCTCACGCCGGTGGAGCTGAAGAACGAGGATGTGGCCTTCCTCCAGTACACGGGCGGCACCACAGGCATTTCCAAGGGCGCCTCGCTCACCCACCGCAATGTGATTGCGAACCTGTTGCAGGTGGAGGCATGGTCGGTGCCGGTCATGGGGCAGCTGGACAACGCCGTCATCGTGTGTGCGCTGCCGCTGTATCACATCTTCGCCCTCACGGTTTGCGCAATGTGGGGCATGCGCAGCGGGGCCACGAATGTCCTGATTCCGAACCCGCGCGATATTGGCGGCTTTATCCGTGAGCTCACCAAGTACAAGTTCAATATCCTGCCCGCGGTGAACACGCTGTACAACGCGCTGGTGAACCATCCCGATTTCGCGGAGCTGGACTTCTCGCACCTGAAGCTTTGCCTGGGCGGCGGCATGGCCGTGCAGCAGGCGGTCAACGACAAGTGGCTGAAGGTGACGGGTGTCGGCATCATCGAAGGCTACGGCCTGTCCGAGACAGCCCCCGTGGCGAGCTGCAACCGGGTCACCAACAAGGGCTTCACCGGCACCATCGGGCTTCCCCTGCCGTCCACCGACCTGACCATCCTGGACGACGACGGCAACGAGCTGCCTCTCGGCCAGGCCGGCGAGATCGCCATCCGCGGTCCGCAGGTGATGGCCGGCTACTGGAACCGTCCGGACGAAACGGCCAAGGTCATGACCCCGGACGGCTACTTCAAGTCCGGCGACGTGGGCGTGATGGATGCGGACGGCTTCGTGAAGATTGTGGACCGCAAGAAGGACATGATCCTGGTCTCGGGCTTCAATGTGTACCCCAACGAGCTGGAAGCGGTGATCGCTGCGCACCCCGGCGTGCTGGAATGCGCCTGCATCGGTGTGCCGGACGAGCACTCCGGCGAGGCCGTGAAAGTCTTCGTGGTGCGCAAGGACCCGAACCTCACGCAGGAGGCGCTCATGGCTTACTGCAAAGAGAACCTCACCGGCTACAAGAAACCGAAATACATCGAGTTCCGCGACGAACTCCCGAAAACCAATGTGGGCAAGATCCTGCGCCGCGTGCTGCGCGACGAGGTCAAGCCCGGCGACAAGAAGGCTGCATAG
- a CDS encoding long-chain-fatty-acid--CoA ligase produces MEKIWLKSYPEGVPAEIDSTQYRSVTHLLEESFRKYADKKAYVCMDKFLTFGEVDQMSQKFGAWLQGKGLPQGARVAIMLPNVLQYPVAMAGVLRAGYVVVNVNPLYTPRELEHQLKDSGAEAIIVLENFAHTVQEVLAETQVKHVIVATMGDLLGAVKGAIVNMVVRKVKKMVPPFSLPNAVSFKQVMAEGGRLSLNPAKQNHDDIAFLQYTGGTTGVSKGAVLLHRNVIANVLQNEAWLNMAPQEEQVVFVCALPLYHIYSLTISAFMGMRLGGLNVLIPNPRDIPGFVKELAKYRVTVFPAVNTLYNALLNNPEFAKLDFSSYKVCNGGGMAVQKAVADKWLKITGTPIIEGYGLSETSPVATANRVDIREFTGTIGLPIPSTEVCILDDDGKEVPLGTAGEIAIRGPQVMQGYWQRPEETAKSMTPDGFFKTGDVGVMDERGYTRIVDRKKDMIIVSGFNVYPNEVEGVVAAHPGVLEVACIGVPDNVSGEAVKLFVVRKDPQLTAEQLLDFCKHELTAYKKPKYIEFRDDLPKSNVGKIIRRQLRDEKKAA; encoded by the coding sequence ATGGAAAAAATCTGGTTGAAATCCTACCCCGAAGGCGTTCCTGCGGAGATCGACAGCACGCAGTACCGCTCCGTGACGCACCTGCTGGAAGAGTCGTTCCGCAAGTATGCCGACAAGAAGGCCTACGTCTGCATGGACAAGTTCCTCACCTTCGGCGAAGTGGACCAGATGTCGCAGAAGTTCGGCGCCTGGCTGCAGGGCAAAGGCCTGCCGCAGGGCGCGCGCGTGGCGATCATGCTGCCGAACGTACTCCAGTACCCCGTCGCCATGGCGGGCGTGCTGCGCGCGGGCTATGTGGTGGTGAACGTGAACCCCCTCTACACGCCGCGCGAGCTGGAGCACCAGCTGAAGGACTCCGGCGCCGAAGCCATCATCGTGCTGGAGAACTTCGCGCACACGGTGCAGGAAGTGCTGGCCGAAACGCAGGTGAAGCACGTGATCGTGGCCACCATGGGCGACCTGCTTGGCGCCGTGAAAGGCGCCATCGTGAACATGGTGGTGCGCAAGGTGAAGAAGATGGTGCCGCCCTTCTCGCTGCCGAATGCGGTGTCGTTCAAGCAGGTGATGGCCGAAGGCGGCCGCCTCTCGCTCAACCCGGCCAAGCAGAATCACGACGATATCGCCTTCCTGCAGTACACGGGCGGCACCACGGGCGTGTCGAAAGGCGCCGTGCTGCTGCACCGGAATGTGATCGCCAACGTGCTGCAGAACGAGGCCTGGCTGAACATGGCGCCACAGGAAGAGCAGGTGGTGTTCGTGTGCGCCCTGCCGCTGTACCACATCTATTCGCTCACCATCAGCGCCTTCATGGGCATGCGCCTGGGCGGGCTGAATGTGCTCATTCCGAACCCGCGCGACATTCCAGGCTTCGTGAAGGAACTGGCCAAGTACCGCGTCACCGTCTTCCCGGCCGTGAATACGCTGTACAACGCGCTGCTCAATAATCCGGAATTCGCCAAGCTGGACTTCTCCAGCTACAAGGTCTGCAACGGCGGCGGCATGGCCGTGCAGAAGGCGGTGGCGGACAAGTGGCTGAAGATTACCGGCACGCCGATCATCGAAGGCTACGGCCTGTCCGAGACCTCGCCGGTGGCCACCGCCAACCGCGTGGATATCCGCGAGTTCACGGGCACCATCGGCCTGCCGATTCCGTCCACTGAAGTGTGCATCCTGGACGACGACGGCAAGGAAGTGCCGCTCGGAACCGCGGGCGAGATTGCGATCCGCGGCCCGCAGGTGATGCAGGGCTACTGGCAGCGCCCCGAGGAAACGGCCAAGTCCATGACGCCGGACGGCTTCTTCAAGACGGGCGACGTGGGCGTGATGGACGAAAGGGGCTACACCCGCATCGTGGACCGCAAGAAGGACATGATCATCGTGTCCGGCTTCAACGTGTACCCGAACGAAGTGGAAGGCGTGGTGGCGGCCCATCCGGGCGTGCTGGAAGTGGCCTGCATCGGCGTGCCGGACAATGTGTCCGGCGAGGCGGTGAAGCTCTTCGTCGTGCGCAAGGACCCGCAACTCACCGCCGAACAGCTGCTGGACTTCTGCAAGCACGAACTCACGGCCTACAAGAAGCCGAAGTACATCGAGTTCCGCGACGACCTGCCGAAGTCCAACGTCGGCAAGATCATCCGCCGCCAGCTGCGCGACGAGAAGAAGGCAGCGTAG